The DNA region ACCTTGACCCACCTGGCAAATTACCTTGACCCAGGGGTGGAAAATTACCCTGACCCAAATTCGCTATAAGTGGAAAATTAGCATGACTGTCGACAAACCTGATAGGAGGTGAGTCATGAGTGTACTAGATAACCTGAAACAGCTTGAAAGCAAAGTGGAAGATTTTGTAAAAAAGGGGGGTGCAAAAAGTACGCCCAGCGGTAGGCTCTTTTTTTGGCCACAGTCCTGCTGCCAACACGCAGGTGGATCAGGAATTTTACACTCTTACGGTCGATCTACCGGGAGTATCAAAAGATAACGTTGATTTGCACATAGAAGGTAATACGCTTTATCTCACGGCAAAACGAACGACAGCACGGGAAGTCGCTGAAAAAGACTATTATCGCATGGAAAGCTACTTCGGTCAGTTGCAGCGCGCATTTACCCTGCCAACTGAGGTTGAGGGTGAACAAATAGATGCAAAACTTAAAGATGGAGTATTGCGGATTACCCTGCCAATAAAGGAATGTTCTAAATCTCGACGCATAGCAGTTAGGTAGGATATAAACCCAAAGTCCGCCGGAATTTTCCGGCGGACTTTGGGTTTATTGTTTTTGCTCTGCAGTGAATCTACAGAGAGTCACTCTTGGTTGTCCATATCCGCAAGTGTTCTGATACTATCAAAAAAACCAGACAGGGCCAAAGATACTTGTCAGACTACGCCTTGAGCCAGCATAGCATCGGCTACCCGTACAAAACCGGCTGCATTGGCGCCCATGACATAGTTACCTGGTTCACCGAACTCATCAGCACTTTCGTAGCAATCACGATGAATATTTTTCATAATCTGATGCAATCTCTGCTCTGTGTACTCAAAAGACCATGAGTCACGGCTGGCATTTTGCTGCATTTCCAAAGCCGACGTGGCAACACCACCCGCATTGGCTGCTTTACCAGGTCCAAAGAGTATCTTGGCATCGCTAAATACCTTGACACCTTTCGGGGTCGTGGGCATGTTGGCACCTTCGGCAACGGCAATACAACCATTGTTAACCAGCACTTCCGCATCTTTACGGTTAAGCTCGTTTTGAGTGGCACAAGGCAGGGCTACGTCGCAGGGAACTTCCCAGATATTGCCCTTTTCCACGTATCGCGCACTCTTCTCATACTGCAGATAGTCTTTCAAACGGCGACGTTCAATCTCTTTTAGCTGCTTCATCAATTCCAGGTTAATACCATTGTCGTCAACAATAACGCCGTTGGAGTCAGAGCAGGCGATAACCTTGCCGCCCAACTGATGTACTTTCTCCGTTGCATAAATAGCAACGTTACCGGAGCCGGACACCAGAACTCTTTTACCCTCAAGGGTTTGCCCCTGAGCTTTAAGCATTTCGTCCACAAAGAAAACGGTACCATACCCGGTTGCCTCAGTACGCACCTGTGAGCCACCGTAGCTCAAGGCCTTACCGGTAAGAATACCAGACTCGTAGCGATTCGTTATGCGCTTGTACATACCAAAGAGGTAGCCAATTTCACGACCGCCAACACCGATATCTCCAGCTGGCACATCGGTGTATTCACCCAAGTGGCGATATAACTCGGTCATAAAGCTTTGACAAAAGCGCATAATCTCCATATCCGACTTACCCTTGGGGTCGAAATCTGAGCCACCCTTACCACCGCCAATAGGTAAGCCAGTCAAACCATTCTTGAAAATCTGCTCGAAACCGAGGAATTTAATGATCCCAAGGTACACAGAGGGATGAAAACGCAACCCACCCTTGTAAGGACCCAAGGCACTATTAAATTCGACCCGAAAACCACGGTTGATCTGGATCGTGCCACTGTCATCAACCCAGGGAACACGAAAGATGATCTGTCGCTCCGGCTCGCAGATACGCTCTACAATACGCTCATCTGCGTATTCGGGATACTTGGCAAGCACCACGCTCAAACATTCAAGAACCTCACGCACTGCCTGGTGAAATTCATTCTCGCCGGGGTTCCGGCTGATGACCTGCTGGTAGATGGACTCAATTTTTTCACTGACATCTGCCATAAGATTCTCCTTTTGCGAATTGTTTCATGCTGAATATAATGAAATCGGTACTGTGGGCCAGCATTAGAATATCTACCGGACTGGTACTTTTGACACTATTAACGATGGGCACAGAACTGTGGGAAAGCAATCCCGTCAACTTCATGACATTCTTGATGAATTGTATACAAAATCGACCTCTCTTGTAAAGTCTTTCTTGATGCGAGGCTCACGATGTGTACAATGGGAAGTGCTTTGAGTGGCAATACTAAAATACCCTTTCGTCATTACTACCAGGGCTCCCTTTGCGACCCTGATGGCAAAGGGTTATATAACTTTTTATATGACTACGATCAGTTCAAGGAGCTCCAACATGAACTATGCCCAGCGCGAACGCATATCTACTGGATTGGATGGTCTTGATACCATTCTTGATCATCTACGACTTGGCGATAATGTGGTCTGGAAAATAGACAGCCTGCAAAGCTACCAGCGCTTTGTTAAACCATATGTTGAAGAGTCTCTGCGACGAGGTCGTGATGTCGTATACATGCGATTTGGCGGCCACGAACCTATGCTCTCAGCCGCTGACGGAGTAGAAGTAGTTGAGCTAGATCCTCGTCTGGGGTTTGAGCCTTTTGCCAGTGAAGTACACCGAGTACTCAGCGCCCGGGGCCGCGGCGTAATGTATGTTTTTGATTGCCTTTCCGACCTTATTTCCGCCTGGGCTACCGACTACATGGTCGGGAACTTTTTCCAGATTACTTGCCCCTACCTGCTCTCACTGGATACCGTTGCTTACTTTGCTGTGCGTAATCAGACCCACAGTCTGGACACCATGCAACGCATTCGTCGTACAACCCAGGTATTTCTCAATCTCTATCTGCACGAGCACAACTACTACGTGCATCCCCTCAAAGTATGGCACCGCCACTCTCCCACCATGTTCCTGCCCCACAAGGAAGAAGGCGAGAACTTTGTCCCTATGGCCCGCAGCTATGAGACCACAGCTCTTATGAGCAGCGTACTTCCCGAAGCATCCTCCGACGCTTCCCGCCACTTAGATCACTGGCAACTACTTTTTCTGGAGGCAGAAGAAATTGCCAGCAGCAGTCATGACGAAGAAACACGCCTGGAGATGGTTCGACACCTGTGTCGCCATATCATGGGAAAAGACCCACGACTGCTGGAACTGGCACACTACTACTTCTCTCTGGAAGACCTGCTGAATATCAAACGGCGGATGATCGGCACTGGCTTTATCGGAGGTAAAAGTGTGGGCATGCTGCTTTCGCGTCAAGTACTGATGCGTGAAGACAGTGAGTTCTGGCAGGACACCCTGGAGCCCCACGACTCTTTCTTTATCGGTTCAAATCTCTACTACTGGTATCTGGTACACAATGATTGCTGGAGCCTCTTTATGGAGCACAAGCAGCATGAGGACCACAACAGTCCGGCTGCACAGGAACTGCGCTCCCGTATACTTCATGGTAAGTTTCCCACTGTCATCCGCCAAGAGTTCGAAAATATGCTGGAGTACTTTGGGCAGTATCCCATTATTGTTCGTTCCTCCAGCCTGTTGGAAGATGGCTTTGGCAATGCGTTTGCTGGAAAATATGACAGCTTCTTTCTTGCCAACCAGGAGATATCTCCGGAAGAACGCCTGGAACACCTTGAGGATATAGTTCGAAAAATTTACATCAGTACTATTGGCGGTGATGCCTTGGTGTACCGGCGACAACGCGGGCTGGTAGAACAAGATGAGCAAATGGCTTTGCTGGTACAGCGAGTTATCGGTTCATACCGTGGGCATTACTACCTTCCCGATGCCGCCGGTGTAGGTATTTCCTACAACACCTTTGTCTGGGACAGCGGAATGGACCCTCACGCTGGCATGTTGCGCCTGGTAGTCGGCTTGGGTACTCGTGCTGTTGATCGTTCGGAAGGGGATTACGCCCGCTTAGCCGCACTGGACCATCCCACCAAAAAACCATATCTCGATGGCGATGAAACCAGACGCTTTGCCCAGAAAGATGTGGATGTACTGGATCTGCACGCTAACGAGCTGACCACTGTTTCCCTGCATATGCTGGCCCAGGAACACCTGGGTGATGTCATGCCGCGCCTGGCACTGCGCGAGCGCATGCAGACCACAAACCGTGGTCGCCTCTCCCGCAGCTACGTCAACTGGATAGCTACATTCGACCCGCTCTTTAAAAACAGCGACTTTGCACAGCGAATGCAAAAGGCCATGCAAACATTGGAGAAAGTTTACGACTATCCCGTTGATATTGAGTTTACAGTAAACTTTCGCCCCGATGGACAGTACTTTCTCAACATTGTCCAGTGCCGCCCCCTGCAAACCCGTAAGTTTGGCAAGCGCATAGATATCCCTGAAAACATACCAGAAGATCGCATATTTATACGCCAGCAAGGTAATTTTGTAGGTGGGAATATCGGTGTCACCATAAAACGCGTCATTATCGTCTACCCGGAAGGGTACCACGACCTGTCGCTGGGACAAAAACATGAAGTAGCCAAGATAATCGGACAAATTAATACGGCCACTGACCGTGCAGAGACCCCAACCCTGCTGCTGGGGCCTGGGCGCTGGGGAACCACCACACCCGCACTGGGAGTACCGGTCAACTTTGCTGAAATTAACCATATGACCGCTATTGCAGAAGTAGGATGGTCCCGTGGTGGGTTTATTCCGGAGCTTTCCTTCGGCACACACTTTTTTCAGGATCTGGTGGAAAGCGGAATATTCTTTATTGCTACTTTTCCTGAGCGCAAAGAAACTACTTTCCAGAACCAGTGGATTGACGAGTACCCCAACAATCTTGAGTTTTTCTGCGAATCCACCGAGCAGTATGAAGATGTAGTAAAGGTGGTTGACCTTGAGGAGCCCTTGCACCTCATATCCGATGTGGTGAGCCAGCAATTGCTTTGCTTCAGGGAGCCGCAAACAAATCGATATTAAGAAAATAATCACAGTGTGGGACTGTGATCTTCATCAAAACTGTGCTACTGTAACGACCGTCGTAGACGCAACATGAGTGAAACAAGCCAAAGCAATTACCAGAAGGATGTGGTATGAGGATTGAGGCCCTGGGGATAAACGACTCTATTGCTCCCGGCAAGGGAGGGATGAGCTTACTTCTCGATGAAACCATTGCTCTGGACGCTGGTGCCATAACCGATACCCTCAGCCTTGAGCGCCAAAAGCTTATAGAGTATGTGGTTCTTTCCCATGCCCACTTCGACCATGTCAAGACGCTTCCCTTCCTGGCCGATGGTCTGGCCATGACCTATGGCGTTCATGCCGACCACCCGACCACCGTGATGGCCCCCGCCAATGTTTTGACAGATCTAAAAAAGCACGTATTCAACAATGTTATCTGGCCCGACTTTACGGTTATTCCTCCCGACAACCCCGTGATGGCGTACCAGGAGGTAGGCGAATCCTTTGAGCTAGGCAACTACCAGTTCCGGATGATTCCCCTCACCCATCCCATCGCCACTTACGCCATCCATATTGAAGGACCAGCAGCCAGTGTCCTGTATATCACCGACACTGGCCCCACACAGATGCTCTGGCGCTACGTAAACAGCCTCGAGCGCCCGGTGGACGCCATGTTTATCGATGTCGCCTTTCCCAACAAGTTGCGGGAGTTGGCCCTGGTCAGTGGTCACTTGACACCGGCTTTGCTGGATGATGAGTTAAAGAAAATTACGGTGAAAGTCCCTCTGATCTATCCGATTCACATGAAATCTCCATATATCACGCAAATCAGTAATGAGCTAGCCAGTGTGCTGGAGCCGGACAGCTACTACATTCTGCAGCCAATGGAAATTGTGGAGTGGTAGTGTAGCGTCAACACAGAAACGACGTAAACTTCACCACCTGCTTGTTTTCAGAAAAAACAAAGGCCTGGTCCAAGTCCACGAAAAGCTCGAAAAATCACGAAATCCACAAGATGCAAAAGCAGCAGGATCAGGGAAGGCTTCTCGCTCTTTCCTTCATATCCTGTAACTATTCACAATGTGTTGGCACTCGCGCCAGTACTCCTCCCAGAGACGCTAATTTTTGTCCGTAGTTCGAGTCTCTGCCGCTCGCCATCCAGGCTCGCTCTCGGAACACTGGCGCTCTTGCTGAAAAAATCGCAGTGTAGCCGTGAATGATTCCCATATCCCTTTCATCCCCTCCATCCCTGTTTGTTTTCTTCTCCCGTCTGCCTTTTTGCTGGCTGTTTCGTCTAGCGAAGCAGGTGGCTTAAATGTTTCCTGTCACAGGCAAAGGTCGACAACAACCGAGACTTGAGCGGTGACAAGGCAGTAGTAGCTTGATGCGCCCATACTGAAAATGCGTCTTTACGCCTTCGTCACTACCCTTCATCTTTAAGCTCTGCGGGAAACCGTATGTGGAAACAGGCGCCATCGCTACTGTTCATGGCGCAGATGGTTCCCTTTAGCCCACAGCAATTCCTTCTGTGTGACCTTGCCATGACACCACCTTTGTGATACTTTAAAGTGACAGAAAACCTCTCTTATTGCCATAACTGCAGCAAACTATCAGTTGCAAACAGCAGCCCTGTTTTTCACAACCTGCTTTCTAACTGTCAAGGGTGGCAAATGCTCATACGATGGAACACTTTAGCCCAGATCGACCAGCGCAGCTACATCATACAGCGCAAGCGAAAAGCGCCTTCACTTTGTCAGGAGCTGAGCCCTGGCGTCGATATCCTGCCAACCAGTCCTACAGGTAGACGCATCTTCAGGCCAGTCTACTGCCGCCTGCTTATCTCCCCTCACCTTCTCACTACCTTCCTGGTACGACTTCCGGTACTGCACCCAGTCAAACAACAGCGTGCTCTGAGGGGCATGCTTGAGCAACAGGCAGGCCTTCCAGATAAACAGCTGTTGTGGGATGCCTTTGCCTTGCGGCCATCACCCCATGATTCTGCCCTGCATGAGTATGCGGTTCACTATGCGCGACGTGAGAATATTAACGCCCTCTGCAACGAGTTGCGCCGTAAATGGGGCTGGCGTGTTTGCGGTATTTCCACCACCCTTCACGGGTTGGCCAAGCAGCAGGATGAACGCAACCAGTCTGGCGTAGCGTGCTATGTCCTTTTCGGTGAAGAAACCGGTACGGTAGGACTGGTGCAGGATGGCCGTGTGATTCTCCAGCGAACCGTCCCGCGGGGCGAGTGCTCTCCCGGGCAAACCCAGGAAACCATGGCTGCTTTTCACGCTCAGTATCGAATTATGACCCAGAGCATCCCCATCTACCTGTG from Desulfurispira natronophila includes:
- a CDS encoding Hsp20 family protein, giving the protein MQKVRPAVGSFFGHSPAANTQVDQEFYTLTVDLPGVSKDNVDLHIEGNTLYLTAKRTTAREVAEKDYYRMESYFGQLQRAFTLPTEVEGEQIDAKLKDGVLRITLPIKECSKSRRIAVR
- the gdhA gene encoding NADP-specific glutamate dehydrogenase, with translation MADVSEKIESIYQQVISRNPGENEFHQAVREVLECLSVVLAKYPEYADERIVERICEPERQIIFRVPWVDDSGTIQINRGFRVEFNSALGPYKGGLRFHPSVYLGIIKFLGFEQIFKNGLTGLPIGGGKGGSDFDPKGKSDMEIMRFCQSFMTELYRHLGEYTDVPAGDIGVGGREIGYLFGMYKRITNRYESGILTGKALSYGGSQVRTEATGYGTVFFVDEMLKAQGQTLEGKRVLVSGSGNVAIYATEKVHQLGGKVIACSDSNGVIVDDNGINLELMKQLKEIERRRLKDYLQYEKSARYVEKGNIWEVPCDVALPCATQNELNRKDAEVLVNNGCIAVAEGANMPTTPKGVKVFSDAKILFGPGKAANAGGVATSALEMQQNASRDSWSFEYTEQRLHQIMKNIHRDCYESADEFGEPGNYVMGANAAGFVRVADAMLAQGVV
- a CDS encoding PEP/pyruvate-binding domain-containing protein, translated to MNYAQRERISTGLDGLDTILDHLRLGDNVVWKIDSLQSYQRFVKPYVEESLRRGRDVVYMRFGGHEPMLSAADGVEVVELDPRLGFEPFASEVHRVLSARGRGVMYVFDCLSDLISAWATDYMVGNFFQITCPYLLSLDTVAYFAVRNQTHSLDTMQRIRRTTQVFLNLYLHEHNYYVHPLKVWHRHSPTMFLPHKEEGENFVPMARSYETTALMSSVLPEASSDASRHLDHWQLLFLEAEEIASSSHDEETRLEMVRHLCRHIMGKDPRLLELAHYYFSLEDLLNIKRRMIGTGFIGGKSVGMLLSRQVLMREDSEFWQDTLEPHDSFFIGSNLYYWYLVHNDCWSLFMEHKQHEDHNSPAAQELRSRILHGKFPTVIRQEFENMLEYFGQYPIIVRSSSLLEDGFGNAFAGKYDSFFLANQEISPEERLEHLEDIVRKIYISTIGGDALVYRRQRGLVEQDEQMALLVQRVIGSYRGHYYLPDAAGVGISYNTFVWDSGMDPHAGMLRLVVGLGTRAVDRSEGDYARLAALDHPTKKPYLDGDETRRFAQKDVDVLDLHANELTTVSLHMLAQEHLGDVMPRLALRERMQTTNRGRLSRSYVNWIATFDPLFKNSDFAQRMQKAMQTLEKVYDYPVDIEFTVNFRPDGQYFLNIVQCRPLQTRKFGKRIDIPENIPEDRIFIRQQGNFVGGNIGVTIKRVIIVYPEGYHDLSLGQKHEVAKIIGQINTATDRAETPTLLLGPGRWGTTTPALGVPVNFAEINHMTAIAEVGWSRGGFIPELSFGTHFFQDLVESGIFFIATFPERKETTFQNQWIDEYPNNLEFFCESTEQYEDVVKVVDLEEPLHLISDVVSQQLLCFREPQTNRY
- a CDS encoding 3',5'-cyclic-nucleotide phosphodiesterase, with the translated sequence MRIEALGINDSIAPGKGGMSLLLDETIALDAGAITDTLSLERQKLIEYVVLSHAHFDHVKTLPFLADGLAMTYGVHADHPTTVMAPANVLTDLKKHVFNNVIWPDFTVIPPDNPVMAYQEVGESFELGNYQFRMIPLTHPIATYAIHIEGPAASVLYITDTGPTQMLWRYVNSLERPVDAMFIDVAFPNKLRELALVSGHLTPALLDDELKKITVKVPLIYPIHMKSPYITQISNELASVLEPDSYYILQPMEIVEW